A region of the Pseudomonas sp. A34-9 genome:
CGCCCGTCCGAGCTTGGCGCCTGGAGCCGCATGGCCGGCCTGACCGTCAAGGACATCATCGGCCTGACCTACAACCCGCTGACCAAGCACTACAAGCTGGCCAGTGACGTTGATGTCAACTACATGATCCAGACCCTGCGCGAGGAGTAAGCCGATGGCCATCAGAGCAGTTCTCTTCGACATGGACGGCACCCTGCTCGACACGGCGCCGGACTTTATCGCTATCTGCCAGGCGATGCGCGCCGATCGTGGCTTGCCGCCGATCAACGACAAGCACATTCGCGACGAGATTTCCGGCGGCGCGATGGCCATGGTTGCGGTGACCTTTTCGATGGACCCGGAATCGCCGGGCTTTGAAGACCTGCGCCAGGAGTTCCTCAGCCGCTACCTGGTTGGCTGCGCCGTGCATAGCAAGCTATTCGACGGCATGGAAGAACTCTTGGCCGACATCGAAAAGGCCAACCTGGTCTGGGGCGTGGTCACCAACAAGCCGTTGCGCTTTGCCGAGCCGATCATGCAACAGCTGGGACTGGCCGAGCGTTCGGCGCTGCTGATCTGCCCGGATCACGTGAAGAACAGCAAGCCGGATCCGGAACCGTTGATCCTTGCGTGCAAGATGCTTGATCTGGATCCGTCGACGGTGCTGTTTGTAGGCGATGATCTGCGCGATATCGAATCGGGGCGCGATGCCGGGACGAAAACCGCTGCGGTGACGTTTGGCTACATTCACCCGGACGACAATCCGCGCCACTGGGGTGCGGATGTCGTGGTGGATCATCCGTCGGAGCTGCGCAAGGTGCTCGATAGCGCGCTTTGCAGTTGCTGAGACCTGACGCAGAGCGTCCCTGGCTGCATGCCCACGCGGAGCGTGGGAACGATCTGACTCTTGATGAGGTTTTTATGTTTGATTATTCCGCTCGTCCCGAATTGCTCAAGGATCGGGTCATTCTGGTCACCGGTGCCGGTCGTGGCA
Encoded here:
- the mupP gene encoding N-acetylmuramic acid 6-phosphate phosphatase MupP, producing the protein MAIRAVLFDMDGTLLDTAPDFIAICQAMRADRGLPPINDKHIRDEISGGAMAMVAVTFSMDPESPGFEDLRQEFLSRYLVGCAVHSKLFDGMEELLADIEKANLVWGVVTNKPLRFAEPIMQQLGLAERSALLICPDHVKNSKPDPEPLILACKMLDLDPSTVLFVGDDLRDIESGRDAGTKTAAVTFGYIHPDDNPRHWGADVVVDHPSELRKVLDSALCSC